A segment of the Collimonas fungivorans genome:
GGCAGTCAGCGCTTCCATTTCATCCATCGCTTCGCCGGTGCTGTGGCCAGGTGCTGCGCCGCCGGAAATCTTCATCGCCGGATAGCCGTTATAGCGCGACAGCTGTACCGGGCCCTTGATCCAGTGCGAGGTGGTGAATGACGAGAACGGCACCATGGTTCCTTGGGTGTTCTTGACATACAGCCTGGCCAGGTCTTCCGGTTGCAGCCGTTGCGGCGCATCCGCTTGCACGATCACGCGTTGCTGACGGCCCTGGTTCGGGAAGTCGTTCACGTAAGAGGAGCCGAGAGCGGTCGATAGCGTGCTGTTGATGGCGCTGAACGATACGCCCAGGGCATTGGCCTTGTCGCGGTCGATGTTCAACTCCACTTGCGGCGAATCTTCCAGGCCTTCCGGACGGACGCCAGCCAGGATTTTGCTCTGCGACGCCATGCCCAGGATCTGGTTACGCGCTGCGGTCAAAGCAGCATGTCCCTGGCCCGAACGGTCTTGCAGGCGGAAGGTAAAGCCGGTGGCGTTGCCCAGTTCCGGGATCGGCGGCGGGTTCAGCGGATAGACGATAGCGTCCTTGATTTGCGAGAACACGCCAAACGCTTTGCCGGCGATCGCGTCGGCAGATTCAGCCGGGCCACGTTCGCTCCAGTCCTTCAGCGGGGTAAACACCAGGCCGGCATTCTGGCCGTTACCGGAGAAGCTGAAACCGGTAATTGCCACCACATTGGCCACGGCAGGCAGGCTCGCGTAATACTTTTCGATCTGCTTGATGACTTCCAATGTACGGTTGCTGCTGGCGCCCGCAGGCAATTGCACGTTGGTGATGATGTAACCCTGGTCTTCGGCCGGCAGGAACGAGGCCGGCAAGCGCGTGTAAAGCACGCCTACGCAAATCAGGATCGCACCGTACACCACCAGATAGCGGCCGGTCTTGGTCAGCATCTTGGCAATCACGCCCTGATAGCCGTTGGTGGTTGCGTTGAACTTGCGGTTGAACCAGCCGAAGAAACCCTTCTTCTCGTGATGATGTCCTGCTTCCACCGGTTTCAGGATGGTGGCGCACAGCGCCGGCGTCAGCGTGAACGCCATCAGTACCGAGAACACCATCGAAGCGACCATCGACAGCGAGAACTGGCGGTAAATCGCGCCAACCGCGCCGCTGAAGAACGCCATCGGAATGAATACCGCGATCAGCACCAGGGTGATGCCGATCAGCGCGCCGGTGATCTGGCCCATCGCCTTGCGGGTTGCATCGCGCGGCGACAAACCTTCTTCGCTCATGATGCGTTCGACGTTTTCCACAACCACGATCGCATCATCGATCAGGATACCGATCGCCAGCACCATGCCGAACATGGTCAGCACGTTGATCGAGAAGCCGAACAGCAGCAGCGTCGCAAATGTACCCATCAGCGCCACCGGCACCACCACGGTCGGGATCAAGGTGTAGCGGATGTTTTGCAGGAACAGGTACATCACCAGGAACACCAGGATGATTGCTTCCACCAGGGTCTTGACCACTTCTTCAATCGAGATCTTGACGAATTTCGAGGTGTCGTAAGGGATTTCGTACTTGACGCCAGCCGGGAAGTACTTGGACAGTTCCTTCATCTTGGCTTGCACAGCGGTAGCTGTGCCCAGCGCGTTGGCGGTTGGCGACAGCTGCACACCGACGAACGATGTCGGTTTGCCGTCGAGGCGGCCGGCAGTCGCATAGGACTGGCCGCCGATTTCGATGCGAGCCACGTCGCGCAGGCGCACGATCGAACCATCCGAGTTGGCGCGCAGCTGGATATTGCCGAACTGTTCGACAGTATTCAGCTGGCCGGTTGCCACCACGGTTGCGGAGATCTGCTGTGAGCCGGGGCTAGGCAAATCGCCCAGCGTACCGCCGGCGACCAGTGCATTTTGCGCGGTGATGGCGGCTGTCACGTCAGCTGGCGTCAGGCTCAGGCCAACCAGCTTGACCGGGTCGATCCAGATCCGCATGGCGCGTTCGGTACCGAACAGCTGTGCCTGGCCTACGCCTGGCACCCGTTTGATTTCATTGAGCACGTTACGCGACAGGTAATCGCCCAGCGCGATCGGATCGAGTTTGCCGTCGGTCGAGGACAGGCCGATGAACATCAGGAAGTTGCTGCGCGATTTGGTAACTTGCACGCCGTTCTGCGTAACCACCGCCGGCAGCCGTGCTTCAACCCGTTTCAGGCGGTTCTGCACGTCCACCGCTGCCAGGTCGGCATTGGTTTCCGGGGTAAAGGTGACGGTGATGGATACCGAACCGTCGGCCTGGCTTTGCGACTCGATGTATTGCAAGCCGTCGGCGCCGTTCATTTCCTGTTCGATCAGGCTGGTAACGCTATCGTCGATGGTCTGCGCGGTTGCGCCGGGATAGGAGGCGCTAACGACAATCGTTGGCGGTGCAATCGAAGGATACTGCGCCACCGGTAATTGCGTGATCGCCAAAGCACCCCCGAGCAGGATGAAGATGGCGAGCACCCACGCAAATACGGGGCGGTCGATGAAAAACTTGCCCATTAATAGGCTCCTTATTTAGCGGTAGATGTGGCAACTGAGGCGGCAGCTGACGCAGCTGCGGCACTGGCGCTGGCGCCGGCTGCTGCAGCCGGTGCGGCAGTAGCTGCCGGAGCTGCATTAGGCTTCCATGGCGACGGGTTGACCGGCGCGCCTGGTTTTACCTTTTGCAAGCCATCAACGATTACCTTGTCGCCGGCTTTCAGGCCTTCGGTAACGATCCATTTGTCGCCTTGTGCGACATCGGCGGTTACCGGCCGTACGGCCACTTTATTGTCAGCCCCGATCACGAACACCGAAGCGCCGTTGAGGTCGCGCTGGACAGCCTGTTGCGGCACGGTCAGGGCGGAGGCATTGACTGCCTGCTCGAGCTTGGCGCGTACGTACATGCCAGGCAGCAAGCTGCGGTCCGGGTTAGGGAATTCAGCACGCAGCGTAACCGAACCGGTGTTGGCGTCGACCGTCAAGTCGGAAAACAGCAGCTTGCCGGTTTGCGGGTAAGTGCGGCCGTCTTCAGTCACCAGGGTGACCTTGGCCAGGCCAGCGCCGGCGCTTTCCAGCTGACCGCTCTTCATTGCCTGCTGCAATTTGAGGATGTCGGTGCTGGACTGGGTCAGGTTGACGTAGATCGGATCGATCTGCTGCACCACTGCCAGCTGCGTTACTTCACCCTGGCCGACCAGCGCACCCTCGGTCACCAGCGCCTTGCCGATGCGGCCGGAAATCGGCGATGTTACGGTGGCGTAGCCGAGATTGAGGCTGGCGGTCTGGCGCGCGGCCTTGGCGGATGCCACATCTGCCGCGGCTTGCTTCTGGGTGGCGACGGTGTCGTCGTAATCCTGCTTGCTGACTGCATTGACATCCACCAGCGGCTTGTAGCGCTGGGCTTTCAGGGTCGCGGTAGTCAGATTTGCTTCAGCCTTGGCCAAGGTTGCCTGCGCACTATCGTAAGCGGCCTGCAGCGGCGCCGGATCAATCTGGTACAGGGTCTGGCCAGCCTTTACATCGCTGCCTTCGCGGAAATTCCGCTTGAGCACGATGCCGGCTGCCCGGGCGCCGATCTGGGCGATACGGGTAGCTTCCAGCCGACCTGGCAATTCCGTGGTGAGGGCCAGGCGTTCTGGGGCGATGGTGACGAAGGAAACACTGGCTGGCGGTTGCGCTTGGGCTTCCGGCTTCTTGCCGCAGGCGGCAACTGCGGACAGGAGCGCGATTGCCAGGGTGATACGCGTGAGACGACTGATAGAGCTAACTGAATTCATAAAATTCTCGCACGGTAATTGAGGAAAGACTGCAAATCTGACAGGTGACTCTATTTCTGGAATTGACATAGGATATATAAGTAATTGCTTTGGTGCACCGGATGCTTTGCCAGAAAGCGGGTGGAACAACCGGAATGCTGCTATTATACATACATGCATGAATGTATGCGTTGTGTATATACGATGTCTGTATTGCCAATTAATTATTTGCTGCAAATGCACAAAGTATCGTAACAGTTTGGAGGTCGGCTCAAAATGGCTAGAAGTACAAAAGAAGAGGCACTGGAAACACGCGGCCGCATCCTGGATGCGGCGGCCGAGGTGTTTCACCAGCATGGCGTAGCGCGCACCACCCTGGCTGACGTCGCCAGCGCCGCTGACGTAACGCGCGGAGCTATCTATTGGCACTTCAAGAACAAGAGCGATTTATTCGATGCAATGTGCGAGCGGGTGCGCCTGCCGATGGAGGCGATGATAGAAAGAACCGCCGACGAAAATGCCCATGATCCTTTGAACCAGTTCCGCAACAGATGTTTGTTTACCCTGCAGGAGGCGACGCTGAATCCGGAGTCGCGCAAGATTTTTGAAATCGTCCTGCATAAATGCGAGCTGGTCGATCCGGAAGATCCGATTTATATCCGCCAGCACGAATGTTTTTTGCAAGGCCGCACCGATATCGAACGCTTGTTGCGATTTGCGATTGCGAAAGGGCAGTTGCCGCGCGAGCTCGATCCTATACTGGCTGCGGTCATGGTGCAAGGCTTGCTGTTCGGCATCCTGAACAACTGGACCTTCAGTCCGCAGAGTTTTGATCTCGCGGAGAACGTGTCGAAAGTGGTCGATAACTGCATCCACATGTTCAAGACCTCGCCGTTCATGCTGAAAAGCAGCGAAGCCTGAACGTGGCCTGCGGAGCCGTCTTAATATGCTGCCGGCGTCAGCAAGGCATTGATTTGCTGCAAGTCTTCTTCTTTCAAGGCGCCCACCGCTGACTTCAGCTTCAGGCTATTCATCAGCGTATCGTAACGCGCCTTGGCCAAATCCCTGCGGGTCGAGTACAGCTGCTGCTGTGCGTTCAGCACGTCGATATTGATGCGCACGCCAACCTGATAGCCCAGCCGGTTCGAATCCAGCGACGACTGGCTGGAAATCTCCGCCGCTTCATACGCCTTGATCTGGGCCAGGCCGCTGCTGACACCCAGATAGGCCTGGCGCGCATTCAACGCGGCGTTCCTGCGCGCGTTCTCAAGGTCCGAACGTGCCTTGTCTTCCAATGCCACTGCCTGCCGCACGCCGCTATTGACGGCGCCGCCGGCGTACAGAGGGATCGTCCACTGGACGCCGATCGAGTTGCTCATCTGCGAAATATTATAAAAAGGTATCGGGCTGCCGCTGACATCAGAGTGCGCGCGGCTGGCCACCAGGTCGACCGTCGGCAGATGGCCGGCACGGTTCCTCTTGATCTCGTATTTTGCGCTAT
Coding sequences within it:
- a CDS encoding efflux RND transporter permease subunit produces the protein MGKFFIDRPVFAWVLAIFILLGGALAITQLPVAQYPSIAPPTIVVSASYPGATAQTIDDSVTSLIEQEMNGADGLQYIESQSQADGSVSITVTFTPETNADLAAVDVQNRLKRVEARLPAVVTQNGVQVTKSRSNFLMFIGLSSTDGKLDPIALGDYLSRNVLNEIKRVPGVGQAQLFGTERAMRIWIDPVKLVGLSLTPADVTAAITAQNALVAGGTLGDLPSPGSQQISATVVATGQLNTVEQFGNIQLRANSDGSIVRLRDVARIEIGGQSYATAGRLDGKPTSFVGVQLSPTANALGTATAVQAKMKELSKYFPAGVKYEIPYDTSKFVKISIEEVVKTLVEAIILVFLVMYLFLQNIRYTLIPTVVVPVALMGTFATLLLFGFSINVLTMFGMVLAIGILIDDAIVVVENVERIMSEEGLSPRDATRKAMGQITGALIGITLVLIAVFIPMAFFSGAVGAIYRQFSLSMVASMVFSVLMAFTLTPALCATILKPVEAGHHHEKKGFFGWFNRKFNATTNGYQGVIAKMLTKTGRYLVVYGAILICVGVLYTRLPASFLPAEDQGYIITNVQLPAGASSNRTLEVIKQIEKYYASLPAVANVVAITGFSFSGNGQNAGLVFTPLKDWSERGPAESADAIAGKAFGVFSQIKDAIVYPLNPPPIPELGNATGFTFRLQDRSGQGHAALTAARNQILGMASQSKILAGVRPEGLEDSPQVELNIDRDKANALGVSFSAINSTLSTALGSSYVNDFPNQGRQQRVIVQADAPQRLQPEDLARLYVKNTQGTMVPFSSFTTSHWIKGPVQLSRYNGYPAMKISGGAAPGHSTGEAMDEMEALTAKLPPGFGFEWTGQSLEEKTSGSQAPMLYLLSLIAVFLVLAALYESTSIPLAVMLVVPLGILGALLGVTLRAMPNDVYFKVGMITVVGLSAKNAILIIEFAKDLQAEGKGLIEATLEAVHLRFRPILMTSFAFILGVLPLAIKTGAGSGSQRAIGTGVMGGMITATVLAVFLVPVFFVVVRKFFKGSERQQKLHDANKKIDPENQHV
- a CDS encoding efflux RND transporter periplasmic adaptor subunit, with the translated sequence MNSVSSISRLTRITLAIALLSAVAACGKKPEAQAQPPASVSFVTIAPERLALTTELPGRLEATRIAQIGARAAGIVLKRNFREGSDVKAGQTLYQIDPAPLQAAYDSAQATLAKAEANLTTATLKAQRYKPLVDVNAVSKQDYDDTVATQKQAAADVASAKAARQTASLNLGYATVTSPISGRIGKALVTEGALVGQGEVTQLAVVQQIDPIYVNLTQSSTDILKLQQAMKSGQLESAGAGLAKVTLVTEDGRTYPQTGKLLFSDLTVDANTGSVTLRAEFPNPDRSLLPGMYVRAKLEQAVNASALTVPQQAVQRDLNGASVFVIGADNKVAVRPVTADVAQGDKWIVTEGLKAGDKVIVDGLQKVKPGAPVNPSPWKPNAAPAATAAPAAAAGASASAAAASAAASVATSTAK
- a CDS encoding TetR family transcriptional regulator; this translates as MARSTKEEALETRGRILDAAAEVFHQHGVARTTLADVASAADVTRGAIYWHFKNKSDLFDAMCERVRLPMEAMIERTADENAHDPLNQFRNRCLFTLQEATLNPESRKIFEIVLHKCELVDPEDPIYIRQHECFLQGRTDIERLLRFAIAKGQLPRELDPILAAVMVQGLLFGILNNWTFSPQSFDLAENVSKVVDNCIHMFKTSPFMLKSSEA